The following proteins come from a genomic window of Pyxidicoccus sp. MSG2:
- a CDS encoding c-type cytochrome, producing MRKVFPAAVALALAAAGCEQDETRPNYEYAPDMVSSVPYDSFAPNPNTPDGKTLLGPAKGTVPRGHQPLHLAAGPEEAARAGRDFKNPYPATPEVLARGQTAFQRYCSPCHGSGGLGDGLVTARFPMPPSLLAEHAKGLPDGQVFHIITHGQGLMPAHGSQVAPEDRWKIVHYLRTLQNPARTARKDVP from the coding sequence GTGAGGAAGGTTTTCCCCGCCGCGGTGGCCCTGGCCCTGGCCGCCGCCGGCTGCGAGCAGGACGAGACGCGGCCCAACTACGAGTACGCACCGGACATGGTGTCCTCGGTGCCGTACGACAGCTTCGCGCCCAACCCCAACACGCCGGACGGCAAGACGCTGCTGGGGCCGGCGAAGGGCACGGTGCCGCGCGGGCACCAGCCGCTGCACCTGGCCGCGGGCCCGGAGGAGGCGGCGCGGGCCGGGCGTGACTTCAAGAATCCCTATCCCGCTACACCCGAGGTGCTGGCGCGCGGGCAGACGGCCTTCCAGCGGTATTGCAGCCCGTGCCATGGCTCGGGCGGGCTGGGGGACGGCCTGGTGACGGCGCGCTTCCCCATGCCGCCGTCGCTGCTGGCCGAGCACGCGAAGGGGCTCCCCGACGGGCAGGTGTTCCACATCATCACCCATGGCCAGGGGCTGATGCCGGCCCATGGCTCGCAGGTGGCGCCGGAGGACCGGTGGAAGATCGTCCACTACCTCCGCACGCTGCAGAACCCCGCGCGGACGGCGCGGAAGGACGTGCCATGA
- a CDS encoding chondroitinase-B domain-containing protein: MRPLSLASLLLLLSGPSLAAVKNVANVSQLQSALTSAQAGDEIVLADGTYDVSQNLGCSAEGTASSPIVVRAANRHAALIRFNATEGFKVSGRYWTFDGLDIEGVCAQDSSCEHAFHVTGHAENFVLRNSRVRNFNAQLKVNAAKNTGGVYEMPHRGLIERNEVYDTRARSTGTPVTKLNIDTGDDWVVRENYVHDFAKAGGISYGAFMKSGGRRGTFERNLVICTKDAAAGNTRIGLSFGGGGTGNEFCAPAFDAGVPCDPEHSDGVLVNNVVINCSDVAIYLNKAANTQVLFNTLIATTGVDFRFASSTGGAHGNVLSSVIRGRDTGSFDAGTNLMNVATDTWSSWYQAPLSGDLRIKGNVSQLIGAAAARASVTVDYCARPRPTGSAYSLGALEHSLGDCSDAGTGGPTDAGTGDAGTPVDAGHPMGSDGGYPEGADAGPIRIDEDPDSDGGCSAAPGLAALLVLLLVPLARRRRDSSHLP, from the coding sequence ATGCGTCCCTTGTCCCTGGCCTCGCTGCTGCTGTTGCTGTCCGGCCCCAGTCTCGCGGCGGTGAAGAACGTCGCCAACGTCTCCCAGCTCCAGTCCGCGCTCACCTCGGCGCAGGCCGGCGACGAGATTGTGCTCGCGGACGGCACGTATGACGTCAGCCAGAATCTGGGGTGTTCAGCGGAGGGCACCGCGTCCAGTCCCATCGTCGTGCGCGCGGCGAACCGGCACGCGGCACTCATCCGATTCAATGCCACGGAGGGCTTCAAGGTCTCCGGCCGCTATTGGACGTTCGACGGGCTCGACATCGAGGGCGTGTGCGCGCAGGACAGCAGCTGCGAGCACGCCTTCCACGTCACCGGACACGCGGAGAACTTCGTCCTGCGCAACAGCCGGGTCCGGAACTTCAACGCGCAGCTCAAGGTCAACGCGGCCAAGAACACCGGTGGCGTCTACGAGATGCCGCACCGGGGCCTCATCGAGCGCAACGAGGTCTATGACACGCGCGCCCGGAGTACGGGCACCCCGGTGACGAAGCTCAACATCGACACCGGCGACGACTGGGTGGTGCGGGAGAACTACGTGCACGACTTCGCCAAGGCGGGCGGCATCTCCTACGGCGCCTTCATGAAGAGCGGAGGCCGCCGGGGCACCTTCGAGCGCAACCTCGTCATCTGCACCAAGGACGCGGCGGCGGGGAATACGCGCATCGGCCTGTCCTTCGGCGGCGGCGGCACGGGAAACGAGTTCTGCGCACCGGCCTTCGACGCGGGCGTGCCGTGCGACCCGGAGCACTCGGATGGCGTGCTGGTCAACAACGTCGTCATCAACTGCTCGGACGTGGCCATCTATCTCAACAAGGCGGCGAACACGCAGGTGCTGTTCAACACCCTCATCGCCACCACGGGCGTGGACTTCCGCTTCGCCTCCAGCACTGGCGGGGCCCACGGCAACGTGCTGTCCTCGGTGATTCGCGGCCGCGACACCGGGAGCTTCGACGCGGGCACCAACCTCATGAACGTGGCGACCGACACCTGGTCCTCCTGGTACCAGGCGCCGCTGAGTGGCGACCTGCGCATCAAGGGGAATGTCTCGCAGCTCATCGGCGCGGCGGCGGCGCGGGCCTCGGTGACGGTGGACTACTGCGCGCGGCCCCGGCCCACGGGGTCCGCCTACAGCCTCGGTGCGCTCGAGCACTCCCTGGGTGATTGCAGCGACGCCGGCACGGGCGGTCCCACGGATGCCGGCACCGGTGATGCGGGAACTCCCGTGGACGCGGGCCATCCGATGGGGAGCGACGGCGGCTACCCGGAAGGAGCGGACGCGGGCCCCATCCGTATCGACGAGGACCCGGACTCCGACGGTGGCTGCAGCGCGGCCCCGGGCCTCGCCGCCCTGCTCGTGCTGTTGCTGGTGCCGCTCGCGCGGCGGCGCCGGGACTCCAGCCACCTGCCCTGA
- a CDS encoding oxidoreductase — protein sequence MTVRVALLGHGFAGRTFHAPLIRAVQGLELRVVASSQPENVQARLPGVTVVASARDAATHPDVDLVVIATPNESHAPLAEAALRAGKHVVVDKPFTVTVAEARALCALAEERGRLLSVFHNRRWDSDFLALRALLADGALGRVTHVESRFDRFRPEVRPRWREQAQPGAGVWFDLGPHLVDQSLQLFGLPDTVAAALGRHREGAQVDDWCQVTLAYPRRHVVLQASMLVAGGLPRFAVHGTKGSWLKHGLDTQEDGLRADVLPGAPGWGEDPSPGRLTDGATGSVRTTVAPPGDYRRYYSGLRDALEGRGPNPVTPAQALAVMSVLEAAVLAAERGCEQRPDLTAEERAAFTADTSPMP from the coding sequence ATGACAGTGCGTGTCGCGCTGCTGGGCCATGGCTTCGCGGGAAGAACATTCCACGCTCCGCTGATTCGAGCGGTGCAGGGGCTGGAGCTGCGCGTCGTCGCGTCCAGCCAGCCTGAGAATGTGCAGGCCCGGCTGCCGGGCGTGACGGTGGTGGCGTCCGCGCGGGATGCGGCCACACATCCCGACGTGGACCTCGTCGTCATCGCCACGCCCAATGAGAGCCATGCACCGCTGGCCGAGGCCGCGCTCCGCGCAGGCAAACACGTCGTCGTCGACAAGCCCTTCACCGTCACGGTGGCGGAGGCTCGCGCGCTGTGCGCGCTGGCGGAGGAGCGGGGACGGCTGCTGTCGGTGTTCCACAACCGGCGGTGGGACAGTGACTTCCTCGCGCTGCGGGCCCTGCTCGCGGACGGCGCCCTGGGGCGGGTGACGCATGTGGAATCGCGGTTCGACCGCTTCCGCCCCGAGGTCCGCCCGCGCTGGCGCGAGCAGGCGCAGCCGGGCGCGGGCGTGTGGTTCGACCTCGGCCCCCACCTGGTCGACCAGTCGCTGCAACTGTTCGGGCTGCCCGACACCGTGGCGGCGGCCCTCGGGAGACATCGCGAGGGAGCGCAGGTGGATGACTGGTGCCAGGTCACCCTCGCGTATCCCCGGCGGCATGTCGTGCTCCAGGCGTCCATGCTCGTCGCGGGGGGACTGCCCCGGTTCGCGGTGCATGGCACGAAGGGCTCGTGGCTCAAGCACGGGCTGGACACGCAGGAGGACGGGCTGCGCGCGGACGTGCTTCCCGGGGCTCCGGGGTGGGGCGAGGACCCCTCACCCGGACGGCTGACGGACGGGGCGACGGGTTCGGTGCGGACCACCGTCGCGCCTCCCGGGGACTACCGCCGCTACTACAGCGGCCTGCGAGACGCGCTGGAGGGCAGGGGGCCCAACCCCGTGACGCCCGCGCAGGCGTTGGCCGTGATGTCCGTCCTGGAGGCCGCGGTGCTGGCGGCGGAGCGCGGGTGTGAGCAGCGGCCGGACCTCACGGCGGAGGAGCGGGCGGCCTTCACGGCCGACACCTCGCCGATGCCGTGA
- a CDS encoding YecA family protein, with amino-acid sequence MSSKKPGRNDPCPCGSGLKYKVCHAAEDRAKAAPPPAAPAHPLAADLKAAMEILGDPDTSRLSGCLVRLGALLAEWGPSPGLRFDAKAFSDHVGPELARLSDKEGQDATSARRELLVGTVRALGTPAFLEQLGTALLGRASEPGLSAGDRQALSVGVLFASASKKLGRSRAEDNPLLDVVFDVQFREWSAKHAELVKKYEALAGGFAEETLPPEAREALQQARGGDVDALLRYVQSDPGIAERIAREARERAARVEARMREPSSPPVFAPEEELWLTCVLWEPMQALKSLPQDAEPATRREAVTTLMRAVKGALDEDFLSGLLGRLREKAKDASADEATRAAFMDTAIAFEAEPARMTLAALLTSRQEAVGRSAEEMVMLADLKALTTWTPESFEPYRELLTNMGLPAAAVRIQRCQEWLREHPVTLRTETV; translated from the coding sequence TTGAGCTCGAAGAAGCCCGGCCGCAATGACCCGTGCCCCTGTGGGAGCGGCCTGAAGTACAAGGTCTGCCATGCCGCCGAGGACCGGGCGAAGGCCGCGCCGCCGCCCGCTGCTCCCGCGCACCCGCTGGCCGCGGACCTCAAGGCGGCGATGGAGATTCTGGGAGACCCGGACACGTCGCGGCTGTCCGGGTGCCTGGTGCGCCTGGGCGCGCTGCTGGCCGAGTGGGGCCCCTCACCCGGCCTGCGCTTCGATGCGAAGGCATTCTCCGACCACGTGGGTCCGGAGCTGGCGCGGCTGTCCGACAAGGAGGGCCAGGACGCCACCAGCGCCCGGCGCGAGCTGCTCGTCGGGACGGTGCGTGCGCTGGGCACGCCCGCGTTCCTGGAGCAGCTCGGCACGGCGCTGTTGGGGCGTGCCTCCGAGCCGGGGCTCTCCGCTGGAGACCGGCAGGCGCTGAGCGTGGGGGTGTTGTTCGCCTCCGCGTCGAAGAAGCTCGGCCGCTCGCGCGCGGAGGACAACCCGCTGCTGGACGTGGTGTTCGACGTGCAGTTCCGCGAGTGGAGTGCGAAGCACGCGGAGCTGGTGAAGAAGTACGAGGCGCTCGCCGGTGGCTTCGCCGAGGAGACGCTGCCGCCCGAGGCGCGCGAGGCCCTCCAGCAGGCCCGAGGGGGCGATGTGGATGCGCTGCTGCGCTACGTGCAGTCAGACCCGGGAATCGCCGAGCGCATCGCCCGCGAGGCCCGGGAGCGCGCCGCCCGCGTGGAGGCCCGGATGCGCGAGCCCTCCTCTCCGCCCGTCTTCGCACCCGAGGAGGAGCTGTGGCTCACCTGCGTCCTCTGGGAGCCGATGCAGGCGCTGAAGTCCCTGCCGCAGGACGCGGAGCCGGCGACGCGGCGCGAGGCCGTGACGACGCTGATGCGCGCGGTGAAGGGCGCGCTCGACGAGGACTTCCTGTCGGGGCTGTTGGGGCGCCTGCGCGAGAAGGCGAAGGACGCATCCGCCGACGAGGCCACCCGTGCGGCCTTCATGGACACCGCCATCGCCTTCGAGGCGGAGCCCGCGCGCATGACGCTCGCCGCGCTGCTCACCTCGCGGCAGGAGGCCGTGGGGCGCTCGGCCGAGGAGATGGTCATGCTCGCGGACCTCAAGGCTCTCACCACGTGGACGCCGGAGAGCTTCGAGCCCTACCGGGAGCTGCTGACGAACATGGGCCTGCCGGCCGCCGCCGTGCGCATCCAGCGCTGCCAGGAGTGGCTGCGCGAGCACCCGGTGACGCTGCGAACCGAGACGGTGTAG
- a CDS encoding DUF3592 domain-containing protein, which translates to MIRENPSVPILMGLVLLVLGVVIGGELLQGTSANDDPTVARPLRPSARAQGRQPASSSAKAGASLVFISFGAGLSLYGFRQSKRQGLLLRDGVPVVGRVVHIHHERKRSSRLTYRFVDDQGQVREGVYSTLFAGGPLDELQVGTDVTVVYDAADSRRHTLDVDHVRRADAALRRL; encoded by the coding sequence ATGATTCGCGAGAATCCGAGCGTGCCCATCCTCATGGGCCTGGTCCTGCTGGTGCTGGGTGTGGTCATCGGTGGCGAGCTGCTCCAGGGCACGAGCGCCAACGATGACCCGACTGTCGCGAGGCCGCTGCGGCCCTCGGCCCGCGCTCAGGGCCGGCAACCTGCCTCGTCTTCGGCCAAAGCCGGTGCGAGCCTCGTGTTCATCTCCTTCGGCGCGGGGCTGAGCCTGTATGGCTTCCGCCAGTCGAAGCGGCAGGGGCTGCTGCTGCGGGACGGCGTGCCCGTGGTGGGCCGCGTCGTCCACATCCACCACGAGCGGAAGCGCAGCAGCCGGCTTACCTACCGCTTCGTGGACGACCAGGGCCAGGTGCGCGAGGGCGTCTACTCCACCCTCTTCGCGGGCGGCCCGCTGGACGAGCTCCAGGTCGGCACGGACGTCACCGTCGTCTACGACGCCGCGGACTCGCGCAGGCACACACTCGACGTGGACCATGTGCGGCGCGCGGACGCAGCGCTGCGCCGGCTCTGA
- a CDS encoding TetR/AcrR family transcriptional regulator, producing the protein MGHPPEQKQATHERILEAASALFRRQGFSATSVENVMRAAGLTVGGFYAHFGSKQALLVESLARIMSKRRGEWFQGIEDLRGAEWMSHLVRRYLSRAHRDAQVPACPLPAVLSDVARGEPALKETLSREVDLMVEGIAANLSGDTRASARERALAAYALCIGALSIAKATEGTPLSDEMLIAARRASVLLAETSEPRA; encoded by the coding sequence ATGGGGCATCCCCCGGAACAGAAGCAGGCCACACACGAGCGCATCCTGGAGGCGGCGAGCGCGCTCTTCCGTCGGCAGGGGTTCTCCGCGACGAGCGTGGAGAACGTGATGCGCGCCGCCGGGCTGACGGTGGGCGGCTTCTATGCGCACTTCGGCTCGAAGCAGGCGCTCCTCGTCGAGTCGCTCGCGCGCATCATGTCGAAGCGCCGGGGGGAGTGGTTCCAGGGCATCGAGGACCTGCGGGGCGCGGAGTGGATGAGCCACCTCGTGCGGCGCTACCTCTCCCGGGCCCACCGTGACGCCCAGGTGCCCGCGTGCCCGCTGCCCGCCGTGCTGTCCGACGTGGCTCGCGGAGAGCCCGCGCTGAAGGAGACCCTCTCCCGGGAGGTGGACCTGATGGTGGAGGGCATCGCCGCGAACCTCTCCGGAGACACCCGCGCGAGTGCCCGGGAGCGCGCACTGGCGGCCTACGCGCTCTGCATCGGAGCGCTGAGCATCGCGAAGGCGACGGAGGGGACGCCTCTCTCCGACGAGATGCTCATCGCGGCCCGCCGCGCCTCCGTGCTGCTGGCGGAGACGTCGGAACCCCGCGCCTGA